The following nucleotide sequence is from Deinococcus aerius.
TGCCCAGGAACGAGTTGTTGATGATGCAGATCTTGACGTTGCGGATGTCGTACTTCTTCAGGGTGGCGAGTTCCTGGGCCGTCATCTGGAAGCCGCCGTCCCCGGCGATGACGATGCTCCGCACACCGGGCTCGGCCATGCCCGCCCCAATCGCCGCCGGGAAGCCGAAGCCCATCGTGCCCAGCCCGCCCGAGTTGATCCAGCGCCGGGGCCGCTCGAAGCGGGCGAGCTGGGCGGCGAGCATCTGGTGCTGGCCCACGTCCGAGGAGAGGATGTCGTCGGGCCGCAGGCGGTCCACCACCGCCTTCACCGCGTACCCGGCGCCCCAGTGGTCGGGGTCCTGCGTGCGGGTCTTCCACTCGGCGATCTTTTCCCGCCACTCGGGGAGGTCGAGCTTCTGGGCGCCCTCGGCGAGCATCTGGGCGGCCACCCGCGCATCCCCCCGCACCGGCACATGCGTCCGCACGATCTTCCCGATCTCGGCAGCGTCGAGGTCCACGTGGATGATTGAGGCGTTGGGCGCGAAGCCGTTCACCCGGCCCGTCACCCGGTCGTCGAAGCGCAGGCCGATGCCCAGCAGCACGTCCGCCTCGGAGATCGCCCGGTTCGCGGCGACCGAGCCGTGCATCCCGGGCATCCCCAGCCAGAGGGGATCGCTCGCCGGGAAGGCGCCCAGCCCCATCAGCGTCGTGATGACGGGAATATCCCACGCGCGGGCGAGGGCGGTGATCTCTGCCGCCGCGTCAAGCGAGCCGCCGCCGACCATGATGACGGGCTTTTTCGCCGACCGCAGCAACTCACGCGCCCGCTCGATGGCCTCCGGCTTGGGGGCGGGAATCTCGGGCCGGGCGTGGGGGGTGGCGATCTCGCCGTGGTACGGGGCGAGCTGAACGTCCTTGGGGATGTCCACCAGGACTGGGCCGGGCCGCCCGGAGCGCGCGATGCGGATGGCCTCGGCGATCACGCGCGGCAACTCCTCCACGTCCCGCACGACGTAGTTGTGCTTGGTGATGGGCAGGGTAATCCCGGTGATGTCCGCCTCCTGAAAGGCGTCCGTGCCCATCAGGTGCCGCGCGACGTTGCCCGTGATCGCCAGGATGGGCACCGAGTCGAGCATCGCGTCGGCGAGCCCCGTCACGAGGTTGGTCGCTCCCGGCCCCGACGTGGCGATGCACACGCCGATCTCGCCCGTCGCCTTGGCCCAGCCCTCCGCCGCGTGGATGGCGCCCTGCTCGTGCCGCGCGAGGACGTGCCGGACTTCCGGGTAGAAGGTCAGCGCGTCGTACACGGGCATGATCGCCCCGCCCGGGTAGCCGAAAACCGTGCCCACCCCGTGCGCGGCGAGGGTAGCCCACAGCGCCTTGGCGCCCGTCATGTCCTGCTGCGTCATGCCTGCCTCCTCATGGCAAAAAGCCGCGCGCCCCGCTCACCCAGAGGCGACGTGGCGCGTGGTCCGGCTTCCCGGTGGGTGCTGTCCCGATGTTGTCCCTTGCGGCTTCCCATCCCTGCTGCCTCCCTGTCCTCAACGAAAAACCCCCGCCCGGTGGGGGTGGGGGTCTGTGGTACGCGTCCTGCGCTCAGCGTCCAGTTCCCCCGGAGCCAAGAAGTACCACCACGAGAATGGCCTGCGGCGCGTTCATGCCTCCCACCCTACGGGCTCGGCAGCGCGAGGATGGGGGCGCGTCTAGATAGGAAGGGCAGGCGAGGGAAAGCGGGCCGTTCACCAGGTCTCCCCCCCACCGGGAGGAGGCCAGGCCCCCAGCATTCGGCGCAGCAGGATCACTTGCCCGAGGTGAACAGCGTTGTGCAGGGCGTTGACCGTCAGCTCATAGCCCACCGTCTTCTGCCCGTCCACCTGGCGCGACAGGTCCTCCCCGCGCGCCAGGCGTTTCGCCTCCGCCAGCCCGGACAGGAAGGCCCGGCGGACGGTGTCCCAGTCCCCCGGGCCCACGGCAGGCCAGCCCCCGGCGGCGTGTTCGGGCAGGGCTGGCCCCTCACCGCGGACCAGAGCCGCGCTGAACGCCTGCCAGAACTGCATGTGCGCGACGATCTCGGCAACCGTATGCGGCGCCCCCTCGACGCGGCGGCAGGCCAGGTCGGCGCTCAGCCCGTCCAGGGCGCGGCCCGGCGGCACGCAAGCCCCGCCGCCCTCCAGCAGCCGTTCGAGAGCCTGGGGCGCTGGACCCAACAACGCCGCTTCATCCGCTTGCCCGGTCATGCCTCCACTGTAGGGGTGGGAGGATGGCGGGGGCTGAGGTTGTCCGGCCCGGACATAAAAAATGCCCCCACCACTCGGGCAGGGGCACTCTTCAGAGCCTGGCTTTAGCGCCCACTCGGCACGAACTCGCGGTCGCCGTAGTCCTCGCGGCGCGGGCGGTCGTT
It contains:
- a CDS encoding DinB family protein, whose protein sequence is MTGQADEAALLGPAPQALERLLEGGGACVPPGRALDGLSADLACRRVEGAPHTVAEIVAHMQFWQAFSAALVRGEGPALPEHAAGGWPAVGPGDWDTVRRAFLSGLAEAKRLARGEDLSRQVDGQKTVGYELTVNALHNAVHLGQVILLRRMLGAWPPPGGGETW
- the ilvB gene encoding biosynthetic-type acetolactate synthase large subunit: MTQQDMTGAKALWATLAAHGVGTVFGYPGGAIMPVYDALTFYPEVRHVLARHEQGAIHAAEGWAKATGEIGVCIATSGPGATNLVTGLADAMLDSVPILAITGNVARHLMGTDAFQEADITGITLPITKHNYVVRDVEELPRVIAEAIRIARSGRPGPVLVDIPKDVQLAPYHGEIATPHARPEIPAPKPEAIERARELLRSAKKPVIMVGGGSLDAAAEITALARAWDIPVITTLMGLGAFPASDPLWLGMPGMHGSVAANRAISEADVLLGIGLRFDDRVTGRVNGFAPNASIIHVDLDAAEIGKIVRTHVPVRGDARVAAQMLAEGAQKLDLPEWREKIAEWKTRTQDPDHWGAGYAVKAVVDRLRPDDILSSDVGQHQMLAAQLARFERPRRWINSGGLGTMGFGFPAAIGAGMAEPGVRSIVIAGDGGFQMTAQELATLKKYDIRNVKICIINNSFLGMVRQWQELFHERRYSEVWLGDSNPDFLKLADAYGVPAYRADRAEELPGAIDAWLNDPKSSLLEIVVPNEHGVFPMVPAGAALSEMIETEPPRPTPGIEKNAAAEEAKNA